Below is a window of Arthrobacter sp. ERGS1:01 DNA.
GGGTGGTGGCCGCCCGGATGCGGACTTATCTCCCGAACCCAAGACGCCGCGACCCAAACCATCACAAACATGTTTGCGGGCATTCTCGAGAGCATGGCTTCATGGATGTGGTCGTTCATCTCAGGGGCATTTGGCGTTTCCGACCTCGGGCCTTCTGACTGGACAGCAGTGAGCGGCATGACCAACTGGTGGATCGTGGTGATGATGACCCCGCTCGTGGTGGCCATGATCTTGCAGCTCCTGGGCGGAATGATCAGTCAGCAGCCGCGCCGAATTGGACAGGCCGTTATCGCTGGCGGAATCGCCGTGCCAGTCGTCATCGGTGCCGTGAGCCTCATGCAAAAGCTCACCCAGTTCACCGATTCTGCATCCGCAGCCGTCCTCCAGACCTTGGGATCGGATCCCTACGTCGTATTTATGCGGCTCTTCGGATTCACCAGGGCGCCGGCAGGCAGCGGACACACATGGGATCTCATTTCCATGGCCAGTCCCGCCACGTCGGGCCCCGCCGGCCCGGTGATCGTCACCGTTGTCGCCGTGGCGCTGGTTTGGGTGCTTGCGTTCGTCCTCATGTGCTCGATGATCTTCCGCTCCTTCGCACTCCTGGTCCTCGCCGCTACAGCCCCTGTCGCCATCATGCTTATGCCGTGGGAACACACAAGGTCGTGGACTCGCCGCTGGTGTGAAACCGTCGTGGCGTTGTTGATCGCCAAGCCGCTGGCGGCAACGGTGTTGGCTGTTGCAGTCAAGCTCTTTGCTGATTCAACATCATTCGCAGGGCTGGCTTCCGGTGCTGTCGGCATGCTGCTTGCCTGTGCTGCGCCGCTGATGGCGCTGCGGCTGGTGAGCTTTGCCGGTGGCGAGCTGGCCGCCGCTGCCCAAGTCGCCGGCGGTGGACACGTCCTGTCTCGCAGCGGCAGTTTTGCTGCACGGCAAGTCAGCCGGCAGGTTGGAGGCAAGCTGTCACTGGCGAGCTTGTCGTCCCACAAGCCAGCTCTCGTCCAATCCAGAGCCGAACCCACCATCAAAGATTTTCAAACTGGTGGAAATTCCAGCGGCAAACAGATGGTGAAGAACGACGGCGGCCAGCCAGTTCCCAGCGCAGGGAACCAACCGCAGGGTTCCGAAACAAAACCCTATGGGCAGCCGTACATCAAGCGTGCCGGCACGCCGCATCGTGATCCCAGCAACCCTCCTCCGGGCAAGCAGCATACACAAGATGTAGTGCCACAGAAATCGCCTAGCGACTCTGGGCTGGCACCCACACCGCAGCAACAGCATGGGGCTGCAACCGCCACACAACGAGCCCCAGACCCAAAGCCTGCGACACCAACACAGGCTCCCAAATCACAAAACCAAGCGGCACCGCGGCCATCCACACAGCCGCCGCAGCGACCCGTGCCGCGACCGCCAAGAATCAACCCGGAAAGGGAAAAAGATGTCTGAGAATACGCGCACTTTGCAAGCGGTGAAGTTTCCCCGGTACGAACGCCATGGGCTGTTCATGGGGCTCCAGTGGTACCAGCTGGGGCTCGTTGGCGCCGGAGTGTTGGCAGGGACCATCGCCTCGGCAACGGGAGGCCCGGCAGCCTTGATCATCACAGCACCCGTGTGGCTGGGCCTGATCCTGTTCGGTGTGCTCCAGTACCAAAGGATTCCCTATCCAGTCTGGGCCTACGCCGCGACGGTCTTCCTCTGGCGCCAACAAATGGGCCAGACCAAGTTCCTGGCCAAGCCAGAGAAGCCCAGGCCTGCGGGCCAGCTGGCTCTCCCCGGCGGGCTCGGCAGTCTTGAGCTGCGACAGACCAAGGAAGGCGCCGCGTTTGTCGTCGACCGCCAAGGGCATGAAGCGATGGCGATCCTGCGCTGCACAACAACATCTTTTGCCCTGCTGGATGATGATGACAAGGCCTACGCAGTTCAGGCATGGTCCCGTGTACAAACGGCAATGGCGCAGCGGCCCGCCGTCGCGCGGTTGTCGATTCAGGACTACACCGTCCCGTATCCGTCCACTGCGCTGCGTGAGTTTTATGACCGGGCCAAGACTCCGACACGCATCGAAGACGTGAGGTGGGGCGACAAGTCCTATCTGGACCTCATCGCGGCTGCCGGTTCGACCATGATTCATGAACTCCTCGTCTGTCTGGTCATCGACACGGCGAAGGCACGGAGGCGCATCCGCGACGCCGGCGGGTCATTGGTGGGAATGGAACACGTGGTCACCTCTGAAGTTGATGCACTGACCTCGGGCCTCAAAACGCATGGCGTCAGCGTGGATGAGTGGCTGCCCGGCAACAAGCTCACAGCCGTCATGCGGGGCGCCTTTGACCCGGATGCCGTCACCAGGCTCGCCGCAGTGAAGCAGGGAACCGATGACGCTCCTCTGAGCACGGGCCCCATGGCTGTGGAGGAACATTGGTCGTATCTGCGCACGGATTCCGGTTTCCACCAGACATTCTGGGTCGCAGAGTGGCCGCGGCAGCAGGTGTTCCCCGGGTTCCTTCACCCCGTGGTCTATGTGGGCAACTTCCGGCATACCGTCACGGAAGTCATTCGGGCCATTCCCACCGACCAGGCGCTGCGCGACATCCGTTCGGCCCACGAGGCCCACGACACCCGCCGTCGCATCAACGCCCGATTTGACCGGCCCCTCACGCGTGAGCAGCGCGCCGAGGAGGAAGAAGTTACCCAGCGGGAGGACGAGATCGTTGCCGGTCACGGCGATGTCCGCCCCGCCGCCTACGTCACCATCACGGCGGACACCCTCGATGACCTGGCCCGCTATCGGCAGGAACTTGGATCTGCGGCCGCAGGTGCCTTCGTCGAGCTGCGGTTGCTGGCGGGACAGCAGTGGCCGGCGTTCGTCGCCGGGGCGCTGCCGCTGGGGAGGGGATTGAAATGAGCAAGCATGTACAGCACGTCAGCATTGTCCCGGCAGGAGAGTCCCGTTATGAAAGAGACGCACGACGGCGGAGCGAAGGTTCGCCGTCCAGCCCACCTCAGCCTTCCCTGTGGGAACGCATCGCCCACCCTGTAGAAGACGGCACTCGGTCGCGCTCGCAGAGTGACTGGGGAAAACGGGAGCCGTCGGCGTTACGTGGACCGCACCGGCTGCGGCCTGCACCGCACAGGGCATCAACCATGACGTTTGCCGCGGCCTATCCCTTCTTGACGGAGTCGGGGCTGGGGCATGAAGGCACCTACATCGGCACCGACGTGTTTGGTTCCGGCGCATTCTCTTACGACCCTTGGATCCTGTACGACAAAGGGGTGATCAGTGGGCCCTCCATCGTGGTGATCGGGACTGTTGGCACAGGGAAGTCCATGTGCGGCAAATCCTTGGTCGCCCGGTCGGTGACGCTTGGCCGCAAGGCTGCGGTGGCTTCCGATCCCAAGGGGGAGTGGGTTCCTGTCGCTGAAGCATTGGGCGGGAAAGTCATTTCCGTGGGGCCGGGCAAGCCGGCTCGGGTCAACCCGCTTGATGCCGGTGCACGGTCCCAGCTGCTCTCAGACGAACAGTGGCTGGCAGTAGTCCGGCAGCGACGCCGGCATCTGTTGGTTGCCCTGGTCTCACTGATGCGGCAGGGCCAGCCCATGAACCCGGTGGAACACACCGCACTGGACATGGCACTGACTGATGCAGTGGCGGCCAACAGCACGCCGACACTTCCCATGGTCCTGCAGTACCTGCTCAACCCGACCCCAGCGACAGTGGCACTGGTCGGGCGTGACGGTGGGACCGGCGTCGGACATTCACTGCGGCGCACCGTGGCAGGTGACCTTGAGGGCATGTTCGATGCACCATCGACGGTCGCCTTCGATGCAGATGCGCCCATCATGGTCATGGACACCTCGGCACTGATCGGGGCCTCGGAACAGGCACTGTCTCTGGCTGCTGCGTGTGGTGCGACGTGGCTGGAAGCGGCCGTGACGAATCCAGACGGTGCCAAGCGGATAGTTGTCTATGACGAGGGCTGGCGGATGCTGGCCGACCCGTACATGCTCGCCAAGATGAGCGAGCAGTGGAGGCTGGCGCGCACCTATGGGATCGCCAACCTGCTGATCATGCACAAGGTCGCTGATCTCAACGAGATTGGGGACGGCAGCAGCGGACTGCGGCAAAAGGCGCTGGGCCTGCTGACGGAGGCGGACACCCGCATCATCTACCGGCAAAAGCACGACGCCATGAGGCTGACCAAAGACGCCCTGGGGCTCACCGAGGCCGAGTGCGAGCATGTCGAGAATCTGCCCAAGGGCATGGGGCTGTGGAAGGTTGGCAACCGCTCGTTCATTGTCGCCAACCGCATCACCACGGATGAGATGGCCGTCTTCGGCACCGACGAGGGGATGCGATGATGACGCGCCGATTCGATGACGGCAACCCCCTCCTGAGTGCCGCACTGATAGCTTCTGCCGCCTACCTGGGATTCTGCTTCTTCGTCCAAAGCGCCGCAGCCGCAGTGGTCGGCTGGGAATGCCACGCCGCCGCGTCCTGGACGTTCAGCCCCTCCGCCGGAATCGGGATGTTCGCAGGACAGCTGAAGTGGATTGTAGATCCGCCCGGCCAATGCTCCGTCAACATCGGATCTGTGTGGCTGATCGTCGCCCCCGCGCTCGCAGTTCTGGTGATTCTTGTGGCGGCCGGATATTTCCTGTGGCGTGTGTGGCGGCAATCCGGGTCATGGTTGAGAAAGGACATTCTCAGCCGTGACGGTGTCGCCCGCCGGGCAGAAGTGGTGCGTGACTTTGGCGCGCGGGCCGTTGTGAAGAGAGGGAAGTTCACCCGACCGGGACTGGCAAAGCCTCGGATTGAGGAAGTCTCCTGGACCGTTGGCCGGTCACGAGGGGCGACTGTCCATGTGTCCACGGAAGAATCCATGGTCATTCAGGGCGCGCCGCGCTCCGGCAAAGGCTTGTACGTGATCATCAATGCCATTCTGGATGCACCCGGGGCGGTCGTTACTACTTCCACCAGGGCCGACAACCTCGTTGTGACCATGAGGGCGCGGGCCTCTGGGGGACGTCCGGTGACGGTGTTTGACCCGCAAGGCATGTCGGGACTGCCCACAACGCTGCGGTGGTCGCCGGTCCGAGGCTGCGAAGACCCAGACATAGCCACCCGCCGGGCCTTGGTCATCACGGCGGACACTGAATTCAAGGGAGAGAACGCCGCGTGGCAGAAACGCGCCGTCATCGTCCTTCAATGTCTGTTGCACGCAGCGGCACTGTCCGGAGACGGCGTGAGGGTATTCCGACGGTGGTCATCCAGCCCGATTTTGGCCATGGAAGCACTTGCGTTTCTGGACCGGCCGGAAGCCGCACTGGGCTGGCAAGCCGATCTCCTGGGAATTATCGACGATGACCCCCGCAACACGTCCAACTCGTGGATCGGGGTCAGCGCCGCCGTCGCGCCTCTGTCATCGCCGAAGGTCCTGGCAGCGCTTGACCCGCACGGCGAGGCAGAGCAGTTCGACCCGAAGGAATTCATTCGGCAACGAGGCACGCTGTACCTGATCGGCACCAAGTCGGGCGCTGCTGCTGCCGGGCCCTATCTTTCCGCGTTGATTGACGACATTGACTATGCAGCCAGGGAGATGGCCTTTGTCGCGCCGGGCGGCCGGCTCGACCCGCCGCTCTCCCTGATTCTGGATGAGATAGCGAACCTTTCGCCTTGGCCAGGCCTGCCGGTGGTGCTATCCGACGGCGGCGGGATCGGCATTTCCACCATCGTGGTTCTCCAATCCCTGTCCCAGGCACGTTCTGGCTGGTCGATTGACGAAGCAGCAACCATCTGGGACGCGGCAATCATCAAGGTCATCTTCGGTGGCGGGTCCGACGAGCGGGACCTGCGTGCCCTGGCTGGATTGATTGGCGAACGGAGCACCACGGTCAACACCCGTTCCTGGTCATCCCAGGGGCGGCAGGACGGTGAGCAAATCAGAGAGTCGCCGGTCATCCCTCTGCATGAGATCCGGCGGCTTCCGGCAGGAACGGCAATCATGCTTGGCCGGCGCACCCGCCCCATCCTGCTGGATCTGACGGAATGGCACAAGCGTAAAGACGCCGCTCAACTGGGCGTCTCGAAGGAAGAAACAGAACGCGAGCTCGCAGCCGGCCACCGGCTTCGGCAGGCAGCAAGCCTGAACACCGATCTGGAAAGTTGAGAGGAGACAACCATGGACGAGGAAGAATCCTTTGAATACACGGTAGGCGGGGGAGCGGAGGACGAGTTTGCTGCGATGCTGTTCGGCTCCACCGAAGGCAGGCGCTCAGGCCGTCTTCCCGTGACCTACCGGTGGCGGGACATGGACCCGCGCACGGCAGAAGCGGTTTGGAAGCACCTGGGCCATTGGGTCCAATGGCTCGTGGACACTTACCATCTGCCCACCTCCGTGATCCCGGACTGCTGGTGGAAGCACAGCGACATCGTTGCCGAGCTCTATGGGCTTCAACGCGCTGAGCAGGCCTCCTACACCGAGGACGACGGCGGGTTCGGTCCCATCACGTTCCACGAGCGGCTCACGTCCAGCATCGATCGCATGCGTGAACACACCAGAACGGCGGGATGCGTGGGGCTTCAGGCGCACAGGGATCCTGCACGCAGGACACTGCCTTCGGATGGACCTGGGCGCCCCAACTGGGCTCCGGATTCAGACGGTTGAGGTTTCAACATGCTGTTCAGCGCTCTCGGCACCATGAACAAGTATCCGGTGCAAAAGAACCAAGCGGATGTGATTGTGGAGGTAGTGGCAATGAGTGCAGAATCGTTGGAATCCGATATTGATCTTGGCAGAGGTGTTGCGGAGCCCCACATAGCGCCACCACCAAGCCATCTGGCACCGGCAGAACGAGTCGAAGCGCTGACACAGGGGCTCGTCGATCTGCTGGACCAAGCCGTCAACGAGCCATGGAGATGGCAAAAACTCCTCGACAACTCGGCCACCCTGTGGCGCTACTCCGGCGGCAACGCGGCCATGCTCATGGCCCAGATGCAGGAACGCGGCAAGGAACCACCCACGTTGGTAGCAGGCTACAAAGAATGGCAACGGCACGGACGCTATGTGCTCAAGGGCGAACACGCCCTCTGGGTCATCGCACCGATCACCGCCAGGGCAGACACAAACACAGATGTTGAGGCGGCGGGGCCGCAAACATCCGCTGCGCTGGGTGAGCTTACGGACCGTAGCCGGATTCGCATCGTCGGCTGGCGGGGCCAGGCAGTCTTCGACGTGTCCCAGACCGAGGGCGAGCCACTGCTGGTACCACGCGGCAACGCCAAACATGCAGTGGATCCGGGTGCCGACCACGAAGAATTGTGGGCATCATTGGTCGAGATCGCAGGAAGCCGCGGATTCGCCGTGGAACTATCTGACAGCCAACATTCTCTGGCCAGTGGCTACACGAACTTCACATCGCACCAAATCTGCGTCGGGGAATGGATTGAACTGGATGACAGGCTGGCCGTGCTCGCTCACGAACTCGGCCACGTCATGCTCCACGGCCCCGATGATGCTCTCGGCCGGCTTTACGGCAGCAGCGCCGAACACCGTGGACTTGCCGAGGTCGAAGCGGAATCGGTCGCGTACACCGTGCTGAAGGCTCACGGCATTGACCGAGGACCCCAATCCTCCAGCTACCTGGCTGGATGGGCCGACGCCGTCATCGCCGCTGAAGCCGACTCAATCGTTTCGCCAACAGCCGGATGCAAGCTGTTATCTCGGACCGACATCGCCAAATCGGTCCTCGGCCGTGTGACCTCAGCTTCGAAAAGTATTGTGGAAGGCACTGGCGCGCCCGGATGCGGCGGCCGTTTATCTGGTATCAACGCGCAACCAAGCCTAAAAATTGATGCGACCTCGGCTCGAGGTCTGGGACCAACGGGTAAAGCCTTCGGACTCCCGTCTTACTGATTGAGCGATTGTCAGTTCTCTCTGTCTTTCCCTTCGAGGTTTTCGTTGCCTTCGACCCGCCGAAGCAGCCGCTCGGCGATTCCGATCGACACCTTGTCGCTCATGGAACGTGCACGCCCCATAGCCTCGGTGCCGAAGCGCTTGGTGGCGTCTACCCCGTCGGTTCCGGTATCACGTACTTTTCCAGTGGTGGTCTTGGCTAGGCCGAGTGCGTCATTGCTGAGACGTCTGGTTGCTTCAACGCCGTCGGAGCCAGTTTCAATGACCTTGTCACGAGCGTCTGCTGCTGCCTCTACCCAAGTCTTGGCCTGGACGGATTGCCGGCCACCGTCAATGCCCAGACAGTTGTGGAACTCGTTCAGGGCAAGTTCAACCTTGTTGCTGGAGTGCACCACGGAACGTGCAGTTGTTGGGTGAAGGAGGACCTTGGTGTTAGCCCATCCAGCGGCATCATTCATCCGCGCCAACAATTGCTCTGTTCTCAATGTGATTTGCTCAAGCCGGTTCTGCCGAGCAATGCGGAGCCCGTTTCGGTGACTTTCCAACTCCTCAGGAGACGCATCCAGTATTCGGTCCAGTTCAAGGACGGCGAGGGAATCATAGAGTTGGAAGCAACGGGCCAGCACGGCAATCCACTCTCGTGCCTTGGGCTCCGTTTCCTGAGCAAGTTTTGCTACATCACTGACCTTGGACTTTTTCTCCAGCTTTTCCGCGAGTGCATCCAGCTGAAGCAGGGCGTACATCTGGGTGCTGGCAACAGTCTGTGAGGAACCCTGAACTTTGGACCATGTAACCTCGGATACGCGCCCTACCGCATCGCGCGTGGTAATTGCGTCATCCACCACCAACCCGACGCCGATCATCTCGGCTAGGACGGCGTCTTTTTGGGCGCGAAGGATGTCATCTACTTTTTCATCGATGAGTGCCAAATAGTCGGTGATTTCATCCATTGATTGCTGCATGGCGGCTTGGGACATCAGGCCTGCAATGCTGGTAAGGGCTGCAGGGTTTGTGAGGAGGCCTGACGGGGCCTTAGTTATTTCAAGGATGCCGGAGATCTTTCCGTTCTTCATGAGGACGGTACGGCTGAAGGCTGCTTCCGAGCCTTTCATCAGCTCAGTGGTCTTGAGCGCTTTGGCGGATTTTTCGGTCAGTTCGACCCATCGGCCGGCGTTCGCAGCGATCTCAGATCCAGCATGCAGGGCTCCGGCGCCGGCGCCTATTGCCGCACTCAGACGGGTTAATCCGAGGTCTCGGGCTCCCAAGCCTTCAGAAGCAAGAAAGCGGTCGATTGCCGCCGGATCGCCAATGAGCGCCACGCCATCTTCATCTCCAACAAGCTCGATCGCATCATCCACTGCAGTCTCCTCTAGCACCGTGAGGATCGCTCCCTCAAAGTGGCTGGAACTACTCCCAACCGGCGCAATACGCTGCACCACAATCAGCATATGGCAAGGGCCGGACATCACCTCGGTCCGGCGGATTGAGTGAGAGATTGAGCCTGCATTGGAATCGCACCAAAATGGGCAATGTAGCCACGGATGCTCAGGCCGGGATGTTCGAAGCGCGGTCCAACTGTTGCAGGTAGAGCTTCATCACCAGTCCACCATTGGCGCGATGGCTCTGCAGTCCGATTCGGCGATCCTGTAGGTCGGCGGCCAAGGCTGGCCAATGTGGACCTGCCCAGGGTCGGGTGTGATGAGTATGACCGATCCTGGCCAATATGTTCCGCCTTTTCCCTCGATCCAGGCCGGTTGCGTGTAGCCGAACTGGCTCCAATTGATGGTTGCCCAAGCACCTGTGGGTTGTACTTCTTGGACACTGAGGACTGTGACTTCGGTGGTTGTTCCGCCAGCGAGGCGAACGTCCTCAAACTGCTGCCACATACGTTGTGCGTTTACATCCCAGACCCGAGCACGGCGGACTTTGAGCACCCACCTAAGGGCCAGAACTGCAAAGATTACGACGAATAGCGTAGCGATTGTTATCAGCCACGGCGGCGCTGGCCAGTTGGCGATAGTTGCCGGAACAATGTATAGCGCACACAGACCAATCAGAACGCTCCAGATGACGAGGGGCGCCGAGGCGACTGATGGCCTGATCATTGGGTTCATGACCGTACGACTTCCTTTCGACTTCCAGCTTAGAGCGTGGGCCCGACAGGGATAAGGGGCTGATGCACAATTGGTGCGGGCAATGCGGGCGCACCCTCCACCAACGAACTGGACGCGCTTTCGATCAGCAACTGAATCCGCCGTTGCAGGGACTCCCGCTGCACTGATTGTTCCCATTCATAACTAGCTGGAACCGGGCCAAGAGGATCCGAGGACGTAGTGATTTCCCAACGGTCACGGAAGATTGCCACATCGCTGACAGCCGCAGCCCATCGTTCGAGCTTGACCGCAGGCCCGAGGGTTGTTTCCAGTTGATGGAGCCACGGAGCCCCACCGCTCAGCGCTTCCCTGGCCACTCGGTCCCGGCGATTGATCGTGCGGACGCGTACCTGGCTGATCATGTCTGCAAGATCGGTACGCTCGGTGAAAAGAGTCTCGTCAAGGACGTCCGGAGGACCCTTCAAGGTGCCGTTGCTGGCTATCTGGCGCAGGCGTACATGAAGGACTGCCATGTGGTCCTGGGCGTCGCCAGGATGCCTCAGGGTGCCTTCCAGAGCTCGCTGGGCGCCAGTTGGATTACTGGCCATCGTGTGCCGCCAGGCGGCAACCCCAGCGCCCCAGGACGGCGACTCCTGTAGGTGAGTGACGACGTCGGGCATCACCTTGGCGATGGCCAACACCAGGTTTTCAGAGGCGGCAACCTGTGCGAGATAGTCGTACTCGGTGGCAAGCCGTTGGAGGGTGTCGCCCTTGGCGATTTCTGCCACTCGCACCTCGTGGGCAGTGCGCTCGGCTCCTTCAGCGGCCAGGACTTCGCCGAGGATTTGTCGCCAGTCCGTGGTCGGCCAGCCCGTCTGTGGTTCGTCGAGGGCCGGATTAGTCTCGCACACATAGGCGATGTTGCTGTTGCGGCCGCGGGTCATGCCGACGTAGAACAGCTCGCGGGTGAGGCAGCCTTGCGTCAGGACAATGTGGCTCGTGTCCACGGTAATGCCCTGGGCGCGGTGTGCGGTGGTTGCGTATCCGAGTTCGGCGGAGGTGCCGAGGTACCCCTGGTTGAGTCTGATGGTGGCTCCGGTGTCCACTCGGAGGGCGGTGACGCTGCCGTCCCTGTGCGGCCGCTTGGTGATGCTCAGGAGGGTGCCGTTGCGCAGATATTCGCCGTTGCTGTCGATCATCACGCGGTTGTTCTTGCGGGCGATGATGGTGTCGCCGCGCCCGGCGGTCAGGCCGTCGGCGAGGGTGACGGTGTGTTCGGCATCGACGCGGCCCGATTCAACGAGATCGGCGTGGGCTCGCTCATTGAGGGTGGTAACGGTGTCGTTGTCTGGGGCGATGAGGATGGATGACTTGCCGGAACGAAGGTCGGCGGACCATCCTCGGTAAGCATTCTCAACTATGTCCGTGTAGTCGCCGTGCTGGATGCGTTCTTGTGCGGTGTAGAGGTCGACGGCATCGATGTTGCCTTCTCGCAGTTGGAGCGATGCCGGGCCCTCCCAACTGTGGGTGAAGCGGTGGATGGTGGTGAGCTCCACGGCCTTGCCGTCTCGGTGCAGCCAGCCGAGCATGCCGCCGGCGTCAATTGCGTCGAGCTGGGCGGGATCGCCCACCAGCAGGAGTTTGGCACCTGCGTCTCGGGCCTGGAGGACAAGGCCTGCGAGTTGGATGGTGGAGATCATGGACGCTTCGTCGATGATGACGAGCTGGTCTTTTATGAACTTCCAGAGGGACTGCTGGACGGACAGCGCTGCCAGTTGTGCTGCAACGGCTGTGTGGCTGGTTTGTGGCATTGATTCAAGTGTGTGGAATCGGTCGGCACGGTTGCTCGCTCCTCGTCCAACGCTTTCATAGAGCCACTTGGCGACGTTCTCCGCAGTGATACCGAGTTCCTTTGCCAGGACTTCTGCGCTGGCTGCGGCCGGGGCAAGTCCGACGACGGTGCCCTCACCATGGGCTTGTTCCCACACGGCCTTGATGGCAGCCATGGTGGTCGTTTTTCCAGATCCGGCGGGGCCAACGATGGCGTCCAGCCTGTTGCAGCTGGACAACACGCATTCCGCTGCGGCGAGCTGGTCCGGGGCGAGCCCGTAGCTGGCCCGGTGGCGGTAGCTGGCGAGTCTGTCCCTTGACGCAGCAACTTGGACGGAGGGCCCGTCGGCGTCGTCCCTTGCGTCCACGACGAATCGTTCGTTGGCCAGGGTGTTGGCATCGGTGTAGAGGCGGGCGCCGTGGAAGTCAAAGACTGATTGGCCAGCGTATGCCAGATCGTGTGCAGCACTCGCAGGAAGTCTGTAGCGGGTGTCGTTGAGCGACACAGATTGGGATTCGGCCGCTGCGGTGACCGAATCGATGAGTCGGCGGCGATCCTCGAGGGATTCGCAGCGGATGCCGGCGCAGATGCGTTCGGCCTCGGCAAGGAGGTTCCAGCGGTTCCACGTTGACCTGCGCTGGGCGACTCCATCCCTGACCATGGCGGCGACCGCATCATTCCATTCCACGGAGACATCTGAATATCTGACGGGGCGTTGCCTGGATCGTTGGATCGTATTCTCGACGACGGCCCGTGGGTTTTGTCCCGTGGCGAGGGCGCGTTGTTGCCATCCTGCACGCAGTTCTGTTAGCGGCCTTGGCGATTCGTCCTTGGGCTGTCGGGTCGACAGCGTGGCAATCTGTCGGAGCTTGATGATGGTGGTGGCACTGGGCCGTTTGCCGTGCTCGCTGACCCAGTCCTGGGTAAGCCTGTCTGTTTCAGCGTCGATGAGTCTGGTCCGAATGGAAAACTCCTGGATGAGTTCGTGGTCGATTCCGGTCAATTCGAGACCTGAGTTGCGCCCCATGTCCGTGGGAGACCGGAAGTCTGCCTCTGTGCCGAGAACTCGCTTGAGTTCGTCCAGAAGCAGCCCGTTGTAATGTTCGCTTGCGGCAA
It encodes the following:
- a CDS encoding type IV secretory system conjugative DNA transfer family protein, which codes for MMTRRFDDGNPLLSAALIASAAYLGFCFFVQSAAAAVVGWECHAAASWTFSPSAGIGMFAGQLKWIVDPPGQCSVNIGSVWLIVAPALAVLVILVAAGYFLWRVWRQSGSWLRKDILSRDGVARRAEVVRDFGARAVVKRGKFTRPGLAKPRIEEVSWTVGRSRGATVHVSTEESMVIQGAPRSGKGLYVIINAILDAPGAVVTTSTRADNLVVTMRARASGGRPVTVFDPQGMSGLPTTLRWSPVRGCEDPDIATRRALVITADTEFKGENAAWQKRAVIVLQCLLHAAALSGDGVRVFRRWSSSPILAMEALAFLDRPEAALGWQADLLGIIDDDPRNTSNSWIGVSAAVAPLSSPKVLAALDPHGEAEQFDPKEFIRQRGTLYLIGTKSGAAAAGPYLSALIDDIDYAAREMAFVAPGGRLDPPLSLILDEIANLSPWPGLPVVLSDGGGIGISTIVVLQSLSQARSGWSIDEAATIWDAAIIKVIFGGGSDERDLRALAGLIGERSTTVNTRSWSSQGRQDGEQIRESPVIPLHEIRRLPAGTAIMLGRRTRPILLDLTEWHKRKDAAQLGVSKEETERELAAGHRLRQAASLNTDLES
- a CDS encoding type IV secretion system protein is translated as MLPMIKCQANGWWPPGCGLISRTQDAATQTITNMFAGILESMASWMWSFISGAFGVSDLGPSDWTAVSGMTNWWIVVMMTPLVVAMILQLLGGMISQQPRRIGQAVIAGGIAVPVVIGAVSLMQKLTQFTDSASAAVLQTLGSDPYVVFMRLFGFTRAPAGSGHTWDLISMASPATSGPAGPVIVTVVAVALVWVLAFVLMCSMIFRSFALLVLAATAPVAIMLMPWEHTRSWTRRWCETVVALLIAKPLAATVLAVAVKLFADSTSFAGLASGAVGMLLACAAPLMALRLVSFAGGELAAAAQVAGGGHVLSRSGSFAARQVSRQVGGKLSLASLSSHKPALVQSRAEPTIKDFQTGGNSSGKQMVKNDGGQPVPSAGNQPQGSETKPYGQPYIKRAGTPHRDPSNPPPGKQHTQDVVPQKSPSDSGLAPTPQQQHGAATATQRAPDPKPATPTQAPKSQNQAAPRPSTQPPQRPVPRPPRINPEREKDV
- a CDS encoding SCO6880 family protein; protein product: MSENTRTLQAVKFPRYERHGLFMGLQWYQLGLVGAGVLAGTIASATGGPAALIITAPVWLGLILFGVLQYQRIPYPVWAYAATVFLWRQQMGQTKFLAKPEKPRPAGQLALPGGLGSLELRQTKEGAAFVVDRQGHEAMAILRCTTTSFALLDDDDKAYAVQAWSRVQTAMAQRPAVARLSIQDYTVPYPSTALREFYDRAKTPTRIEDVRWGDKSYLDLIAAAGSTMIHELLVCLVIDTAKARRRIRDAGGSLVGMEHVVTSEVDALTSGLKTHGVSVDEWLPGNKLTAVMRGAFDPDAVTRLAAVKQGTDDAPLSTGPMAVEEHWSYLRTDSGFHQTFWVAEWPRQQVFPGFLHPVVYVGNFRHTVTEVIRAIPTDQALRDIRSAHEAHDTRRRINARFDRPLTREQRAEEEEVTQREDEIVAGHGDVRPAAYVTITADTLDDLARYRQELGSAAAGAFVELRLLAGQQWPAFVAGALPLGRGLK
- a CDS encoding ArdC-like ssDNA-binding domain-containing protein, which gives rise to MLFSALGTMNKYPVQKNQADVIVEVVAMSAESLESDIDLGRGVAEPHIAPPPSHLAPAERVEALTQGLVDLLDQAVNEPWRWQKLLDNSATLWRYSGGNAAMLMAQMQERGKEPPTLVAGYKEWQRHGRYVLKGEHALWVIAPITARADTNTDVEAAGPQTSAALGELTDRSRIRIVGWRGQAVFDVSQTEGEPLLVPRGNAKHAVDPGADHEELWASLVEIAGSRGFAVELSDSQHSLASGYTNFTSHQICVGEWIELDDRLAVLAHELGHVMLHGPDDALGRLYGSSAEHRGLAEVEAESVAYTVLKAHGIDRGPQSSSYLAGWADAVIAAEADSIVSPTAGCKLLSRTDIAKSVLGRVTSASKSIVEGTGAPGCGGRLSGINAQPSLKIDATSARGLGPTGKAFGLPSY